The Candidatus Reconcilbacillus cellulovorans genome segment CCGCCTGCCCGGCGTTTACCTGACGGAGCGCGAGCGACGTCTGATCGAATTGGTCGCCGAAACGGCGCGCTGCGACTACGAACAGAAACAAGTCCCGGCGGCAGCCCCCGAGGAAGAGCGGCTTGCGCGCAGGCTGAGCCGATGGCTGTTGGAGCGGATGGAGTCCGGCATTTCGGAGCCGGCGGAGCCGCCGGAACCGTTGGCCGCCTATCTCGATCTCGGCGAGCCGAAAGTTCCCTTTCTGCTTTATGCGGAACGCGCGGACGGCCGCGAGATCGGATTCGCTGCGTTCCGGAAATTACTCGAATCGTTTTTTTCGGCCAAAGTTCCGCTCGTGCCGCTGACCGGACGCGAGTGGCTGCTCTTCGGACCTGCGTCGCTGATTGCGGACGTCGGCCAGTCCGCGGACGACGCGGCGGAAGCCTGTTCCGACGGCAGGTCGACCGAAAACGGTGACGGTCGAGGCGATGCCGCCGCCCTGACGGCGGCCGGCGAGGCGCTTTACGAGATGATCGCCAGCGAGTCGATCGGCGAGTGTCACGTTGCGGTCGCGCGCCCGATCGACTCTTTCGCCGCGCTCGTGCCGACGGTCGCCGAACTTCGGGAAACGTTGGCGATCGGTCGCGCCTTTCGGATCGGGCACAACGTGCATGTTCCCTGGCAGTTGCGGCTTGAAAGGCTCCTTGCGGCGATTCCGGAGCGGGAACGCGCCCGCTATATCGGCGAAGTGTTGCCGGACGGCGGCAGGGCGCTTGACGCCGAGATGCGGGCGACGCTGGAGTTGTTTTTCGAATGGGGCTGCAATGTCAGCGAGACGGCCAAAAGGCTGTACGTCCATCGTAACACGCTGTTGTACCGGCTCGACAAATTCCGTCAGGAAACCGGCCTGGACGTCCGGACGTTCCGAGACGCCGTCCGAGTCTACGTCGCGTTGCTCTTGTATAAAGCGACAAAAAAAGACTGAGATTTTTGTGGGCTTTGTGCATGGCGGACGCGCGCCGACCGCGGTATGATGGAGTCGGACTCATTTTGCACGCGGAGGGGTGCGTATGGCCAGCGTTACGCTGCGCAACGTGGTGAAACGGTTTCCCGGCGCCACGGAAGACACGGTGAAAAATTTCAATCTCGAAATCAAGGACAAGGAGTTTCTCGTCCTCGTCGGTCCGTCGGGCTGCGGCAAGTCGACGACGCTGCGGATGATCGCTGGTCTCGAGGAGATCACGTCGGGCGAGCTTTACATCGGCGACCGGCTCGTCAACGACGTACCGCCGAAAGATCGCGACATCGCGATGGTGTTTCAGTCGTACGCCTTGTACCCGCATATGAACGTCTATCAGAATATGGCGTTCGGCCTGAAGTTGCGCAAGTTCAAGAAGGCGGAAATCGACCAGCGCGTCCGCCAGGCCGCCCGCATTCTCGACATCGAGCATCTGCTCGACCGCAAGCCGAAGGCGCTTTCCGGCGGTCAGCGTCAGCGCGTGGCGCTCGGGCGCGCCATCGTACGCGAGCCGCAGGTCTTTTTGATGGACGAGCCGCTGTCCAACCTCGACGCCAAGCTGCGCGTCCAGATGCGCGCCGAGATCAGCAAGCTTCATAAGCGGTTGGAGACGACGATCATTTACGTCACGCACGACCAGACGGAAGCGATGACGATGGGCGACCGGATCGTCGTCATGCATCAGGGCACCATCCAGCAGGCGGCGTCGCCGGAAGAAATCTATCATCGTCCCGTCAACATGTACGTCGCCGGTTTCATCGGTTCGCCGTCGATGAACTTCATCCGCGGCAACTTGACGGAAGAGGCGGGTCGCGTCCGGTTCAAGGCGCCCGGCATCGACGTCGTCGTCCCGGAAGGAAAGGCAAAGCTGCTGCGCGAACGCGGCTACGTCGGCAAGGAGGTCGTGCTCGGCATCCGTCCGGAAGACATTCACGACGAACCGCTCTTCCTCGAGGGATCGCCGGACAGCATCATTCAGGCGACGGTCGAAGTCGCGGAAAACTTGGGCCATGAAATGTTCCTGTATCTCGACGGCATCGGTCAGGACACAGTCATCGCCCGCGTCGACGGCCGCGCCGGGTTCAAGGAAGGCAGCACGGCGAAACTGGCGCTTGACATGAACCGCATTCACGTTTTCGACGTGACGACGGAGAAGAACGTCCTGCTCTGAAAAAAGCGACAAGGAACGTGGGGCCGCAGACCGCGCGGTTTGCGGTCTTCTTTTTTGTCCCGGTTGATTTTGCGCAGGTGATGGGCTACGATGAAACCATTAGAAGGCGGGAGGGAAGCAGCGGACGAATGGCGAAAAAGGTAAAAGTGGCCGATCTCGTCCGCCAGTTTCAGCTGGAACTGGTTTGCGGGGAAAACGGGCTGAAACGCTCGATCACGACGGCGGACCTGCATCGGCCGGGACTGGAGATGGCGGGATATTTCGCGTTTTATCCGAAGGAGCGCGTTCAGATTCTCGGTCGGACGGAGCTGTCGTTTCTCGAATCGCTGCCGCCGGAAGACCGCCGCGACCGGATGCGTCGGCTCTGTGCGGAGGAAACGCCTTGCATCTGCGTCTGCCGGGGGCTCGACGTGCCCGCCGAACTCGTCGAATCGGCCTCGGAGGCGGATTTGCCGGTTCTTCGCAGTGCGATGGCGACGACGATTTTCATCAGCCGCGTGACCGGTTTTCTGGAAGACCGGCTGGCGCCGACGACGACGATTCACGGCGTGCTGGTCGACGTCTACGGCATCGGCATTCTGATCGTCGGTTCGAGCGGCATAGGCAAAAGCGAGACGGCGCTCGAGCTGGTCAAGCGGGGGCATCGGCTCGTTGCCGACGACGCAGTGGAGATCCGGCAGACGGCGGGCAGCGAACTGATCGGCACGGCGCCTGATCTGATCAAATATTTGCTGGAAATCCGCGGCGTCGGCATCATCAACGTCATGACGCTGTTCGGCGCAGGCGCTGTCCGCAACGCGAAAAAAATCGCCATGGTCGTCCGTCTGG includes the following:
- a CDS encoding glycerol-3-phosphate ABC transporter ATP-binding protein, whose translation is MASVTLRNVVKRFPGATEDTVKNFNLEIKDKEFLVLVGPSGCGKSTTLRMIAGLEEITSGELYIGDRLVNDVPPKDRDIAMVFQSYALYPHMNVYQNMAFGLKLRKFKKAEIDQRVRQAARILDIEHLLDRKPKALSGGQRQRVALGRAIVREPQVFLMDEPLSNLDAKLRVQMRAEISKLHKRLETTIIYVTHDQTEAMTMGDRIVVMHQGTIQQAASPEEIYHRPVNMYVAGFIGSPSMNFIRGNLTEEAGRVRFKAPGIDVVVPEGKAKLLRERGYVGKEVVLGIRPEDIHDEPLFLEGSPDSIIQATVEVAENLGHEMFLYLDGIGQDTVIARVDGRAGFKEGSTAKLALDMNRIHVFDVTTEKNVLL
- a CDS encoding HPr kinase/phosphorylase, with the protein product MAKKVKVADLVRQFQLELVCGENGLKRSITTADLHRPGLEMAGYFAFYPKERVQILGRTELSFLESLPPEDRRDRMRRLCAEETPCICVCRGLDVPAELVESASEADLPVLRSAMATTIFISRVTGFLEDRLAPTTTIHGVLVDVYGIGILIVGSSGIGKSETALELVKRGHRLVADDAVEIRQTAGSELIGTAPDLIKYLLEIRGVGIINVMTLFGAGAVRNAKKIAMVVRLENWQEDKEYDRLGLDEETVRILDVELPVVTVPVRPGRNLAVIVEVAAMNYRLKRMGYNAALQFTNRLTESLAADPEDSE